A region of Haliotis asinina isolate JCU_RB_2024 chromosome 9, JCU_Hal_asi_v2, whole genome shotgun sequence DNA encodes the following proteins:
- the LOC137295938 gene encoding actin-related protein 2/3 complex subunit 4, whose protein sequence is MAATLKPYLTAVKHTLTAAMCLQNFDSQIVERHNKPEVEVKSSKELLLVPVVISRNERERVLIEGSINSLRVSIAVKQADEIEKILCHKFMRFMMMRAENFIILRRKPVEGYDISFLITNFHAEQMYKHKLVDFIIHFMEEIDKEINEMKLAVNSRARLSAEEFLKRF, encoded by the exons ATG GCAGCGACATTGAAGCCATATCTTACAGCGGTTAAGCACACGCTTACCGCTGCCATGTGCCTGCAGAACTTTGATTCACAAATAGTGGAACGACATAATAAACCTGAGGTTGAAGTAAA AAGCAGTAAAGAGTTGCTCTTAGTACCTGTAGTTATTAGCAGGAATGAAAGGGAACGAGTTTTAATAGAGGGGTCCATTAACTCACTACGAGTTAGTATAGCAGTGAAACAG GCTGATGAAATTGAGAAAATCTTGTGTCACAAGTTCATGAGGTTTATGATGATGAGAGCAGAAAACTTTATTATCCTCAGGAGAAAACCAGTAGAA GGCTACGACATCAGCTTCCTCATCACCAACTTCCATGCAGAGcagatgtacaaacacaagttggTGGACTTCATCATTCATTTCATGGAGGAAATAGACAAAGAAATTAATGAAATGAAGCTAGCTGTCAACTCAAGGGCACGACTAAGTGCAGAAGAATTCTTGAAACGGTTTTAG